Proteins co-encoded in one Zymomonas mobilis subsp. mobilis ATCC 10988 genomic window:
- a CDS encoding YqaA family protein, translating into MLRRIYNWTLRRAADRHALLWLVLLSFSEASFFPIPTEAMLVPMVIARREKAWLMAWLATLASVVGALFGYAIGYYLYNSLGGWLIHLYGLEGKAHSFQDWYARYGAIVILVKGLTPIPFKLVTIASGFAHYNILSFLAAAFVSRGLRFFCVAGLLRRYGKPIEQFIEKRLTLVASACLLLLVGGFALVKVL; encoded by the coding sequence ATGCTACGTCGGATTTATAACTGGACGCTAAGAAGAGCAGCCGATCGGCATGCCTTATTATGGCTCGTGCTGCTGTCTTTTTCCGAAGCCTCGTTCTTTCCTATCCCGACCGAAGCCATGCTCGTGCCTATGGTTATAGCTCGTCGGGAAAAGGCATGGTTGATGGCATGGCTCGCTACCTTGGCATCTGTTGTCGGGGCTTTGTTTGGTTATGCGATAGGCTATTACCTTTATAATAGCCTTGGCGGTTGGCTTATCCATCTTTATGGTTTGGAAGGAAAAGCGCATAGCTTTCAGGATTGGTATGCCCGATATGGGGCTATCGTAATCCTGGTAAAGGGATTGACCCCAATACCTTTTAAACTGGTCACGATTGCAAGCGGTTTTGCTCATTATAATATTTTGAGTTTTCTTGCCGCTGCCTTTGTTAGTCGCGGATTGCGCTTCTTCTGTGTCGCAGGGCTTTTACGCCGTTATGGCAAACCGATTGAACAATTCATTGAAAAAAGGCTGACCTTAGTTGCTTCCGCCTGCTTATTATTATTGGTTGGCGGCTTCGCTTTGGTGAAAGTCTTATAA
- a CDS encoding UvrD-helicase domain-containing protein — MKRFWADLHVHSRFARATSRNLDLEHLALGSAEKGIQLVATGDCTYPAWRQEMKERLYAEGNGLFRLKPEIERPLMATLPSGCQKEVRFIISGEISTIYKKGDKTRKVHHLVYHSSFDAADRFAEKLAKIGNIVSDGRPILGLDSRDLLEITLESGKDSWLAPAHIWTPWFSALGSKSGFDSIEECYGDLASHIFAAETGLSSDPEMNWRVSSLDRYRLISSSDAHSPAKLGREATLFSCEMGFQPLRHALETGEGYVGTVEFFPEEGKYHADGHRNCHIRLNPKETLALDGLCPVCGKPLTIGVAHRVEMLADREEAIPPATAGEVSSLIPLPEILGELLGVGSTSRKVAERYTESLRVLGSEMAILHHVPLEEMQAIHPLLEEAIRRLRAGKVIRQAGYDGEYGVIRLFEKEEMEKLTKGGLLFPVTEMVKPSRRPITKTSLPSDDNRAFQASPNLPNVDREDLARDIPNYPMLSTLDSDQKAAALITDKALMVLAGPGSGKTKMLTQRIAHLIQKKAIPAEKCLLLTFTRRATDELKARVKQLLPETESPPIIHSFHSLALDMLKKDSKAFGLAADFRIVDPQSLKKAFMEMSNLSSKRADEALERFSLLKKSGEVGDLEEEILRQSLENLKQDNHWLDFDDLLIKVVNGLENNASLREKWATAFSFLSVDEFQDIDIWQYRLVWLLTGRNTQLTVIGDPDQAIYHFRGADSECFTRLQQDFPEIVCRRLNRNYRSMADIVAAANRIMPENKGQALRGQGDKILLYLASDEADEARFVVQKIEELMGGHDMLTAQNGKNTAKSQETAFGFRDFSVLYRHNFQAKAFEKAFNQAGIPFRKTAPIPITCHLAVKAFIEKIEQSPQETLQDRLIVLKNITTELAQENQGEEAVLSPADREQAYSWLKIIAEKSGQQSHTFFLEQIALANEVDFHDQRGDRVSLMTMHASKGLEFSAVFVTGLEEENFNLHHQPDNPTEIAEEKRLFYVALTRARDYLFLSYAKKRFIYGEYQKQTTAAFLNLLKDMLVTETPKKRLFNDRKAQYSLF, encoded by the coding sequence ATGAAGCGTTTCTGGGCTGATCTCCATGTTCATTCCCGTTTTGCCCGTGCCACCAGCCGTAATCTTGATCTTGAGCATCTCGCCCTAGGTTCAGCGGAAAAAGGCATCCAGCTTGTTGCAACGGGGGATTGCACCTATCCGGCATGGCGGCAGGAAATGAAAGAAAGGCTTTACGCTGAAGGGAATGGCCTGTTTCGCCTCAAGCCTGAAATCGAACGTCCCCTCATGGCAACACTGCCTTCTGGTTGCCAAAAAGAAGTCCGCTTTATTATTTCGGGCGAAATTTCGACTATTTATAAAAAAGGCGATAAAACCCGAAAAGTGCATCATCTGGTGTATCATTCTTCCTTTGATGCGGCTGATCGCTTTGCAGAAAAATTGGCAAAGATCGGAAATATTGTTTCAGATGGCCGTCCAATTCTGGGTCTAGATTCACGGGATTTACTCGAAATAACCCTAGAATCTGGAAAAGATTCATGGCTCGCGCCGGCTCATATCTGGACGCCGTGGTTTTCTGCGCTGGGATCAAAATCAGGCTTTGATTCTATCGAAGAATGTTATGGCGACTTGGCCAGCCATATTTTCGCCGCCGAAACCGGTCTGTCATCTGATCCTGAAATGAACTGGCGCGTTTCATCGCTTGACCGTTATCGTCTAATTTCTAGTTCTGATGCGCATTCTCCGGCAAAATTGGGACGAGAGGCCACGCTTTTTTCCTGCGAAATGGGATTCCAGCCTCTCCGCCACGCCTTGGAAACAGGCGAAGGCTATGTGGGTACCGTTGAATTCTTCCCTGAAGAAGGCAAATACCATGCCGATGGGCATCGTAATTGTCATATTCGCCTTAATCCCAAAGAAACTTTAGCTTTGGATGGCCTCTGTCCGGTTTGTGGCAAACCTCTTACGATTGGTGTTGCCCATCGGGTCGAGATGCTAGCTGACCGCGAAGAAGCCATTCCACCCGCGACTGCAGGCGAGGTTAGCAGCCTGATTCCATTACCTGAAATTCTGGGGGAATTGCTGGGTGTAGGCTCCACCAGTCGCAAAGTTGCGGAACGCTACACCGAAAGTTTGCGGGTCTTAGGTTCTGAAATGGCGATTTTGCACCATGTTCCTTTGGAAGAGATGCAGGCCATCCATCCTTTATTGGAAGAGGCTATTCGTCGTTTGCGGGCGGGCAAAGTCATCCGTCAGGCCGGATATGACGGGGAATATGGCGTTATTCGTTTATTTGAAAAAGAGGAAATGGAAAAACTGACCAAGGGCGGCTTGCTTTTTCCGGTTACCGAGATGGTCAAGCCTTCACGCCGTCCGATAACAAAAACATCCTTACCTTCGGATGATAATCGCGCCTTTCAAGCCAGTCCTAACCTCCCCAATGTCGATCGAGAAGATCTCGCTAGAGATATCCCTAATTATCCGATGTTATCGACTTTGGATAGCGACCAAAAGGCTGCTGCTTTGATAACGGACAAAGCCTTGATGGTTCTCGCGGGACCCGGTTCCGGCAAAACCAAAATGCTGACCCAGCGCATCGCCCATCTGATACAGAAAAAGGCTATCCCTGCTGAAAAATGTCTGCTTCTCACTTTTACACGACGAGCCACTGACGAATTAAAGGCAAGGGTGAAGCAACTTCTGCCAGAAACGGAGAGCCCGCCGATTATTCATAGCTTCCATTCTTTGGCTCTCGATATGCTCAAAAAAGATAGCAAGGCTTTTGGTCTTGCTGCTGATTTCCGCATCGTGGATCCACAGAGTTTGAAAAAAGCCTTCATGGAAATGTCTAATCTATCTTCTAAAAGAGCAGATGAAGCATTGGAACGCTTTTCTCTTCTGAAAAAATCGGGAGAGGTCGGTGACCTCGAAGAAGAAATACTCCGTCAAAGCCTTGAAAATCTGAAACAAGACAATCACTGGCTCGACTTTGATGATCTTCTCATCAAGGTCGTTAATGGTTTGGAAAATAATGCGTCTTTGCGAGAAAAATGGGCAACTGCCTTTTCTTTTCTGTCAGTAGACGAATTTCAGGATATCGACATCTGGCAATATCGCCTTGTCTGGCTTCTGACGGGGAGGAATACCCAGCTAACCGTGATCGGTGATCCCGATCAGGCTATTTATCATTTTCGTGGGGCGGATTCCGAATGCTTCACCCGCTTACAACAAGATTTTCCTGAGATTGTCTGTCGTCGTCTTAATCGCAATTACCGTTCTATGGCTGATATTGTGGCGGCGGCCAATCGTATCATGCCAGAGAACAAGGGGCAGGCGTTACGAGGGCAGGGGGATAAAATTCTACTTTATCTAGCAAGTGATGAGGCGGATGAAGCCCGCTTTGTTGTCCAAAAGATAGAAGAATTGATGGGCGGCCATGACATGCTCACTGCCCAAAACGGGAAGAACACTGCGAAAAGCCAGGAAACAGCTTTCGGTTTTCGAGATTTCTCCGTGCTGTATCGCCATAATTTTCAAGCCAAAGCTTTTGAGAAAGCCTTCAATCAGGCTGGCATCCCTTTCCGTAAAACAGCCCCCATTCCGATTACCTGCCATCTCGCAGTGAAAGCCTTTATCGAGAAAATTGAACAAAGCCCGCAAGAAACACTTCAAGATCGATTAATCGTGCTTAAAAATATCACCACTGAACTAGCACAGGAAAATCAAGGAGAAGAGGCGGTTCTATCTCCGGCAGACAGGGAACAAGCCTATTCATGGCTCAAAATCATAGCGGAAAAATCTGGACAACAAAGCCATACTTTTTTCTTGGAGCAGATTGCCTTGGCAAATGAAGTCGATTTTCATGATCAACGAGGCGACAGAGTTTCTCTGATGACGATGCACGCATCAAAAGGACTGGAATTCTCAGCTGTTTTTGTCACAGGTCTCGAGGAAGAAAATTTTAACCTGCATCATCAGCCTGATAATCCGACCGAAATAGCCGAGGAAAAACGCCTCTTCTATGTCGCTTTAACGCGCGCTCGTGATTATCTGTTTCTAAGCTATGCTAAAAAACGCTTTATCTACGGCGAATATCAAAAACAGACCACTGCCGCTTTTCTCAATCTTTTAAAAGACATGCTTGTGACCGAGACACCTAAAAAACGTCTATTTAATGATAGAAAGGCGCAATACAGCCTATTCTAG
- a CDS encoding EAL domain-containing protein: MGQIQQPIQGYDSTSPCGDNRDPQPFDFNFIFAFQPIVNIKNGHIYAQEALVRGLKGEGAHSILSRIDENNRYSFDQKARDKALQSALSCNWDGAISINFMPNAVYYPEYCLSQTLSTCEKLGINPARLIFEWSEKEYLTEYDHIRHVISRYKHLNFKVAFDDFGGLYSNFNLLTAYHPDIIKLDRHYVVGIEHDKRRRAVVKAMVGLCRDLGIDFVVEGVETIEEFKVLQDLGVDLMQGFLLARPALMQMPQATMPP; encoded by the coding sequence ATGGGGCAGATTCAACAACCGATACAAGGGTATGACAGCACGTCACCTTGCGGCGACAATCGAGACCCACAGCCTTTCGACTTCAATTTTATTTTTGCTTTCCAGCCCATCGTCAATATCAAGAATGGCCACATTTACGCGCAAGAAGCCTTAGTTCGTGGATTAAAGGGCGAGGGGGCTCACAGCATTCTTTCCCGAATTGATGAAAATAATCGCTATAGTTTTGACCAGAAAGCCCGTGATAAAGCTCTGCAATCGGCATTATCTTGTAATTGGGATGGTGCTATCAGTATCAACTTCATGCCGAATGCCGTTTATTATCCCGAATATTGCCTTAGCCAGACGTTATCCACTTGTGAAAAGCTGGGGATCAATCCTGCTCGCCTTATTTTTGAATGGTCGGAAAAAGAATATCTCACCGAATATGACCATATTCGCCATGTTATCTCACGCTATAAGCATTTAAATTTTAAAGTTGCTTTTGATGATTTCGGCGGCCTTTATTCGAATTTTAATCTTTTGACAGCCTATCATCCCGATATCATCAAGCTCGATCGGCATTATGTTGTTGGCATCGAACATGACAAAAGACGGCGTGCCGTTGTCAAAGCGATGGTAGGTCTATGTCGCGATCTTGGTATCGATTTTGTCGTCGAAGGCGTCGAAACAATAGAAGAATTTAAAGTTTTGCAAGACCTTGGTGTTGATTTGATGCAAGGTTTTTTGTTGGCTCGCCCTGCATTGATGCAAATGCCACAGGCAACGATGCCCCCTTAA
- the argB gene encoding acetylglutamate kinase → MSATYAPDRILLEKAETLSEALPYIQRYAGKIFVVKYGGHAMGNPDAAQDFAEDIVLLKAIGIHPVVVHGGGPQIGKMLKALGVESQFIDGLRVTDNETAKIAEMVLSGAINKDIVSWIGRAGGRAVGISGKDAKLVEVEKVKKTRKNSTDGQDENIDLGFVGRPVSVDRRLIDTLTQSGMIPVVAPIGVGADGETYNINADTMAGALAAGLEAARLFLLTDVAGVLDADKKLLRTLTPSQIDSLTKADVISGGMIPKLETCIESVKSGVDAAVILDGRVPHSILIELFTEQGAGTLVKLD, encoded by the coding sequence ATGTCCGCTACTTATGCCCCCGATAGAATCCTGCTTGAAAAGGCAGAGACCTTATCCGAAGCGTTGCCTTATATTCAGCGATATGCCGGTAAGATTTTTGTCGTCAAATATGGCGGCCATGCCATGGGTAATCCCGATGCAGCGCAAGACTTCGCAGAAGATATCGTTCTTTTAAAGGCGATCGGTATTCATCCCGTTGTTGTGCATGGGGGCGGGCCCCAAATCGGTAAGATGCTGAAGGCTTTAGGTGTCGAAAGCCAGTTTATTGATGGTTTACGAGTCACCGATAACGAAACAGCCAAGATTGCCGAGATGGTTTTATCAGGCGCTATCAATAAAGATATTGTTTCTTGGATTGGCCGCGCTGGTGGCCGCGCTGTTGGTATCTCCGGTAAAGACGCCAAACTTGTCGAAGTCGAAAAAGTCAAAAAGACCAGAAAGAATTCTACTGACGGGCAAGACGAAAATATTGATCTTGGTTTCGTGGGGCGTCCCGTTTCAGTTGACCGTCGCCTTATTGATACGCTGACACAATCCGGTATGATTCCGGTTGTTGCCCCTATCGGGGTAGGCGCTGATGGCGAAACCTATAATATCAATGCGGATACCATGGCAGGCGCTCTAGCCGCTGGTCTGGAAGCTGCACGCCTCTTCTTATTGACGGATGTTGCAGGCGTTCTTGATGCCGATAAGAAACTTCTACGGACATTAACGCCTTCCCAGATTGATAGCTTAACGAAGGCGGATGTTATTTCAGGCGGTATGATCCCTAAACTGGAAACCTGTATCGAATCCGTCAAAAGTGGTGTTGATGCTGCTGTTATTCTGGATGGTCGCGTGCCACATTCTATTCTGATTGAACTCTTTACCGAGCAAGGGGCTGGAACCCTTGTGAAGCTTGATTAA
- a CDS encoding outer membrane protein has translation MRKIIFAAAVATAAIAAQAPAQVINTPTTFRGFRIEGDIGWDRARANGVGQNNMGYGGTAGIDGQIGKYFVVGAEGTYWNPSKMWGDNNGNNMATNGNGGSVSTKAFQEWDASIRMGFLAQPDILLYAVGGYATTRERTLYTGVGGTGVGGYRNVGWSDGYSVGGGVEYSISKMFFMNAQYRYSQFSNHTSRQRATLGFGVRFR, from the coding sequence ATGCGTAAGATAATTTTTGCTGCCGCCGTTGCAACGGCTGCTATTGCGGCGCAGGCACCGGCTCAGGTTATAAATACCCCGACAACCTTTCGTGGTTTCCGTATTGAAGGTGACATCGGATGGGATCGTGCGCGGGCAAATGGCGTCGGCCAGAATAACATGGGCTATGGTGGTACCGCTGGTATCGATGGTCAGATCGGTAAATATTTCGTAGTCGGTGCAGAAGGTACCTATTGGAACCCCAGTAAAATGTGGGGCGACAATAACGGTAACAACATGGCAACCAACGGTAATGGCGGTAGTGTTTCTACCAAAGCTTTCCAGGAGTGGGATGCTTCTATCCGTATGGGTTTCCTCGCACAGCCTGATATCCTGCTTTATGCAGTTGGTGGTTATGCAACGACCCGTGAACGCACCCTTTATACCGGTGTTGGCGGTACTGGCGTTGGCGGTTACCGCAATGTTGGCTGGAGCGATGGTTATTCCGTCGGTGGTGGTGTTGAATATTCCATCAGCAAGATGTTCTTCATGAACGCCCAGTATCGTTACTCTCAGTTCTCTAATCACACCTCCCGCCAGCGTGCTACGCTCGGCTTCGGTGTGCGCTTCAGATAA
- the kdsB gene encoding 3-deoxy-manno-octulosonate cytidylyltransferase, protein MAVAIVIPARFASTRYPGKPLVPLAGADGDKKPLIIRSWMAASSVRGVDRVVVATDDQRIADVVQKAGGEALMTPTSCRNGTERCAAVLDQLGDDYDLIINFQGDAPLTPAFIVEKLIDIMKDSPEYGIATPAVTTSPTVRFQLFDDQKQGLVGGTTVVRNKKGEALYFSKSVIPHLSKADRADPDLPVFLHIGLYAYRPDTLRQYASRAPSKLELIEGLEQLRFLDEGIAVKVPLIDKPDLELWELNNPVDRDLIEATLMARGIK, encoded by the coding sequence ATGGCCGTGGCAATTGTTATACCCGCTCGTTTCGCCTCAACCCGTTATCCGGGCAAGCCTCTTGTGCCCTTGGCGGGGGCAGATGGTGACAAAAAGCCCCTTATTATACGGAGCTGGATGGCGGCATCTTCCGTCCGTGGTGTCGATCGTGTCGTTGTTGCAACAGATGATCAGCGTATTGCGGATGTTGTGCAAAAAGCGGGTGGCGAGGCTTTAATGACCCCGACATCTTGCCGAAATGGAACCGAACGCTGTGCAGCTGTTCTCGATCAGCTTGGCGATGACTATGACCTGATTATCAATTTTCAGGGAGATGCGCCCTTAACACCCGCTTTTATTGTTGAAAAGCTGATCGATATTATGAAAGACTCACCGGAATATGGTATTGCGACTCCTGCCGTGACGACTTCGCCCACCGTTCGGTTTCAGTTGTTCGATGACCAGAAGCAAGGTTTGGTTGGGGGAACAACCGTGGTTCGCAATAAGAAAGGTGAAGCGCTGTATTTTTCGAAATCAGTCATTCCTCATCTTTCCAAGGCAGATCGCGCCGATCCTGATCTACCTGTTTTCTTACATATCGGCCTTTATGCTTACAGACCGGATACTTTGCGGCAATATGCGTCCCGAGCCCCTTCAAAATTGGAATTGATTGAAGGACTGGAACAATTACGCTTTTTGGATGAAGGAATAGCGGTTAAGGTTCCGCTCATCGACAAACCTGATCTTGAATTATGGGAATTGAACAATCCGGTTGATCGTGACCTGATTGAAGCCACTTTAATGGCGCGTGGTATAAAATAA
- the dgt gene encoding dGTP triphosphohydrolase, with protein MKWERLLSHKRLSAPDYQQNQDRPAFIQDADRITFSSAFRRLANKTQVHPLYENDHIHHRLIHSVETASVGRSLGIKIGHWLENQKEITEGERHTIAGIVQAACLAHDIGNPPFGHAGENAIGAWFAQKMAESSPLLKAIAPEDREEFKSFDGNAQGFRLLTQLEMYRYEGGMRLSYGVLGAFVKYPVTADIQKQAFTDHPYCGLKKSGIFKSELALFEEVAEALELKSEKTNDRCWWRRDPLVFLVEAADDICYNILDLEDAYASGDLGKDEIIHLFKTIAPDLLPPKQPDYNNTEEIAHARAVCIGRAIDACVEAFKAHYDALMSGQFSTSLIEESSIKEGFKKIRNIAEDRLFTSRRKTELEVYGRNVIHRILNGILPILDDLMQKNWDSEKLEAYHRQLCRTVGIDIRGVGTPYEALHALTDCVSGMTDRYAVKIAKNLSGN; from the coding sequence ATGAAATGGGAAAGACTACTGAGCCACAAGCGGCTATCGGCACCTGATTATCAGCAAAATCAGGATCGCCCTGCTTTTATTCAAGATGCAGACCGGATTACTTTTTCATCCGCTTTCCGGCGGTTGGCGAATAAAACGCAAGTTCATCCGCTTTATGAAAATGACCATATTCATCATCGTCTTATTCATAGCGTTGAAACCGCCAGTGTTGGAAGATCTTTGGGTATAAAAATCGGTCATTGGCTAGAAAATCAAAAGGAAATTACAGAAGGAGAACGCCACACTATTGCTGGGATTGTTCAAGCGGCTTGTCTTGCCCATGATATTGGCAATCCGCCTTTTGGTCATGCCGGAGAAAATGCCATCGGCGCGTGGTTCGCTCAAAAAATGGCAGAATCATCCCCTTTGTTAAAAGCCATTGCGCCTGAAGACAGAGAAGAATTTAAGAGTTTTGACGGCAATGCCCAAGGCTTTCGTTTGCTGACCCAGCTTGAAATGTACCGCTATGAGGGAGGGATGCGCCTGTCTTATGGTGTATTGGGAGCTTTTGTTAAATATCCGGTAACAGCTGATATTCAAAAGCAGGCCTTTACAGATCACCCCTATTGCGGTCTTAAAAAAAGCGGTATTTTTAAAAGTGAATTAGCTCTTTTTGAAGAAGTGGCTGAAGCCCTTGAGCTAAAATCTGAAAAGACGAATGATCGCTGCTGGTGGCGGCGTGATCCGTTAGTTTTTCTGGTCGAAGCCGCAGATGATATTTGCTACAATATCCTTGATCTTGAAGATGCCTATGCTTCAGGCGATTTAGGTAAAGATGAAATTATCCATCTTTTCAAAACAATCGCTCCAGACCTCCTTCCTCCTAAGCAGCCAGATTATAATAACACCGAAGAGATTGCTCATGCTCGGGCTGTTTGTATTGGTAGAGCGATTGATGCCTGTGTCGAAGCGTTTAAAGCCCATTATGATGCATTGATGTCAGGACAATTTTCGACATCCCTGATCGAAGAATCTAGCATCAAAGAGGGTTTTAAGAAAATCAGAAATATAGCGGAAGATCGTTTATTCACATCGCGCAGAAAGACTGAGTTAGAAGTCTATGGCAGAAATGTAATCCACCGAATTTTGAATGGTATTTTGCCTATCCTTGATGATTTGATGCAAAAAAATTGGGATAGTGAAAAACTGGAAGCTTATCATCGACAGTTATGCCGGACAGTCGGGATTGATATAAGAGGCGTCGGAACCCCTTATGAGGCGCTTCATGCTTTAACGGATTGTGTGTCTGGCATGACTGATCGTTATGCCGTTAAAATCGCTAAAAATCTTTCAGGGAATTAA
- a CDS encoding outer membrane protein: MRKLYLAATALTTAVASQAWAQDTVPQPATPSYGAPAVSDTSASDGSAPVQDAPVVAQDTVAQPAVQPVPLTPDPNEVANHSGIKFRGLRVEGDIGWTRAQANHTTGRNNMGYGGTLGVDAVVDNFFVFGVEGSYWNPSKMWEKNAGNNIALGSQGNNIGQIGTDSYSARKMFQEWDATLRMGFLPTKDLLIYMAGGYASGKQRNVSVNGAGVAAPNSKYVGWSNGYSVGGGIEYSITKNFFMNAQYRWTQFGNHTSRSRATLGFGFRFP, encoded by the coding sequence ATGCGTAAGCTTTATCTTGCAGCAACAGCCTTGACCACAGCGGTTGCATCACAGGCATGGGCACAGGATACTGTACCTCAGCCTGCGACCCCTTCCTATGGCGCCCCAGCAGTATCAGACACATCCGCTTCGGATGGTAGCGCACCTGTTCAGGATGCGCCGGTTGTCGCTCAGGATACTGTCGCACAGCCTGCTGTTCAGCCCGTTCCGCTGACCCCAGACCCAAATGAAGTTGCTAACCACAGCGGCATCAAATTCCGCGGTCTGCGTGTTGAAGGTGATATTGGTTGGACTCGTGCCCAAGCAAACCACACCACTGGCCGTAATAACATGGGCTATGGTGGCACGCTCGGTGTTGATGCTGTTGTTGATAACTTCTTCGTTTTCGGCGTTGAAGGCAGCTACTGGAACCCCAGTAAAATGTGGGAAAAGAATGCTGGTAACAACATTGCTCTCGGTAGCCAGGGTAATAATATCGGACAAATTGGTACGGACAGCTATTCTGCCCGCAAAATGTTCCAGGAATGGGATGCAACTTTGCGTATGGGCTTCCTTCCGACCAAAGATCTGTTGATCTATATGGCTGGTGGTTATGCTTCTGGTAAACAGCGGAATGTATCTGTCAATGGTGCCGGGGTGGCTGCTCCAAACAGCAAATATGTCGGTTGGAGCAACGGCTATTCCGTTGGTGGTGGTATCGAATATTCGATCACCAAGAACTTCTTCATGAACGCCCAGTATCGCTGGACGCAGTTCGGTAACCACACGTCTCGTTCGCGTGCAACGCTTGGTTTCGGTTTCCGTTTCCCCTAG
- the kdsA gene encoding 3-deoxy-8-phosphooctulonate synthase: MSNKLNNQYPSLNLCGQEVGLGHKLFLIAGPCVIETEDLTLRTAERLKKIAEKLGILLIYKSSFDKANRSSSQSFRGPGIDEGLRILEKVQRDVGLPVLTDVHTASQVQTVAEVVDVLQTPAFLVRQTDLIEAAAASGRPVNIKKGQFLAPGDMANVVAKARVAAAEVGIAAPSIMVAERGACFGYNNLVSDMRGLVIMRETNCPLVFDATHSVQLPGGLGNKSSGERQFVSVLARAAVSVGIAGLFLETHPDPANALSDGPNTVPLDHLEPLLTNLVDLDSFVKERHLIDQ; this comes from the coding sequence ATGTCTAACAAACTAAATAACCAATATCCGAGCCTTAATCTTTGTGGTCAGGAGGTTGGGCTTGGGCATAAATTATTTTTGATTGCAGGCCCCTGTGTCATTGAAACCGAGGATCTGACCCTAAGAACAGCCGAGCGGTTGAAAAAGATCGCTGAAAAGCTGGGCATTCTTTTGATCTACAAAAGCTCTTTTGACAAAGCGAATCGCTCTTCCAGCCAATCTTTCCGTGGCCCCGGTATAGATGAAGGCCTTCGTATTCTTGAAAAAGTGCAACGAGATGTTGGTCTGCCGGTTTTGACCGACGTGCATACCGCCTCACAGGTGCAAACTGTTGCCGAAGTTGTAGATGTTTTGCAGACTCCTGCTTTTCTTGTCCGTCAAACTGACTTGATCGAAGCGGCCGCGGCCTCTGGCCGTCCGGTTAATATCAAAAAAGGACAGTTCTTGGCTCCGGGCGATATGGCCAATGTCGTTGCCAAAGCACGGGTCGCCGCTGCCGAAGTGGGTATCGCTGCCCCTTCTATTATGGTTGCAGAGCGCGGTGCCTGTTTCGGCTATAATAATCTGGTTTCCGATATGCGGGGATTGGTGATTATGCGGGAAACCAACTGTCCGTTGGTTTTTGATGCGACCCATTCTGTCCAACTCCCGGGTGGTCTTGGGAATAAGAGCAGTGGCGAGCGGCAGTTTGTTTCTGTTCTGGCGCGTGCTGCTGTTTCTGTCGGTATTGCCGGATTGTTCTTGGAAACGCATCCTGATCCGGCCAATGCTCTGTCGGATGGGCCTAATACGGTGCCGCTTGATCATCTGGAACCGTTACTGACCAATCTGGTTGATCTTGATAGCTTTGTGAAAGAACGCCACTTGATTGATCAATAA